CCATTATACTTCTTATTCATGTTTGTTGAATATGTTATAACTTCTATATTCTACTATCTGAAAAATACAGGCATATATGCTAAATGGTGTGGTCAATAGAAAGTTTATATTGTGTTTGTCCTGTGTTTTAGCCTGGCCACGGTACCGTGTGTTACGGCTAGTTGACGTTGGGCAGTACAACTTGGAGATTTCCTCTGCTGAACTGTCAGATGACTCTCTGTATGAGTGTCAAGCTACAGAGGCTGCTCTTCGCTCCCGCAGAGCCAAACTCACCGTCCTTAGTAAGTGTGCTTGTGTATATGTGGTCTGCATGGGTTGTAGTGCTGAATAAACACCTCCTTGGTTTTGTCAAACCGAATTGATGTGGTCAGTCTCTCATGTGATCATGAGGTTCAGGGTTTCACATTTATGTCTTTAGGTTTGTACAGcagttatgaggctaatgtagctaagttGTAAAGGAAATATATCCCCATCAATTAGTAGTATGTAAATTACAGCCTAAAACTAATCACACACTAACCACAAATCAGCTTATGTTGTGAAGTAGTCTCAATTAGACTTGCGTATGTTGTTTCTGACACcatatgacatactgttatctataaaaatgggcaaaagtacAGGAAGAAACAAGGCTTCCCACTAGGGATGTGCGTGGTTACTCGGTTAGCCACGTGAGCCTTTAGGGGTTCTCGAATATCCAAATTAGGATACATCCCTACTTCCCAGTGGTGCCCTTTTGTTGGGCCAGGAGTCTTGAATATAGAATTGTGGTACATTTTTGTATGACAACAACCGCAGTGAGAGACTGACATAGTAAATGTGGATGGTACCCTTATTCCGGTCAGTGATCACTGGAGACACATTAGAGAAATATGGAAATGTCAGGTGTGAACGACTACAAGTCTCGGTGTCCACTTATGATCAGATCGCTTGAGACGTTAATTCCATGTGTGAACAGGGTCTTGTCCCCGCAACATTCAGGGTAATGCAAGTCAGTACGGCCATCTGTAATCTGACATGACAGAATTGGCAGTTGGTGTTCTTCTCCAGTGGCATTGTGTTCAAGTGACATACAggagccttcaccctcccagcttggtagcattgtgGGACAGACCTAGCTAGCATGTGGGAATTGGACATTACTAAATTTGTGAGTGAAAAAAAGTGCTTTTGCCCACTTTCATAGAAtgtcacaaagaaaaaaaacattatgttGCTGTcactatctccatttttgttgtttttaaccagctgctgtttacattgAGTCAAAATTGTATGATGAATGGACATGCAATTCAAAATGAGTTTTTACATTAAGGTATACttaaagtatgttttgtccTTCTGCTGCCAAGTAACTATTTTGaaaaacaaggtttttttttctgacagagataataatcaagtctatttgTGATTAACAGCTCAGTGCGTTGCATCTGTGATAATTTAGGcattcagtttataaatgtacCATAAATACATTCAGGACTTTGTggtaaggggaaaattgtgtaaattcagtttttcaccAGAGTATTGCATTAACACAGATTAGCACAAACTTTTTTGCTGGTATTTTTAATGTGTCATCTGTACTGTTTCTTCTGTGTACTGAGCAAGAGGTGTAACACGTGTAGGTTTTGTGTTCTCTGACtgttctctgtgtatgtgttgtgtaGTTCCTCCTGATGAGCCGGTGATTGAGGGCTCCCCGGAGCTCCTCCTCACGGCAGGGGTTCCCCACAACCTCAGCTGCGTGTCCCGCGGAGCCAAGCCCCCTGCTGCTATTGAATGGCAAAAAGACGGGCTGCCCATAGAGGGAGCATTCAGCACAACAGTAAGAGACTCAcactgacacaaacacacacactctttaaCCCATTTTTCTCATCATAAGTGCTCTTATTTAGTTCAGACCTGCTAAAACACCAACCATAAAATATTCAGATCCATTGTTAATGttataaaaactataaataaaatatttatttaataaataaaaggaaaaacttAACCCTCAACCTAACAAAATGCTCTCTTCCATTAATAATGTAATTGCTGAAGAGTTGTTGTGCTTATTTGACATGTAAAGAATGTGATCTTACACAGCTGATAATTCTGAGATCTTTTTGAGGAAGCAAATACAAATAGGATTGTGACATTTGCTATTGCTCTGATTAAACAAATTGCCCTTATGCAGAGTCCACATgctgacttggaaaaaagtgtgCTACTTAGCAAGAAAGGAAGCCATGTGCatattttacacagtgatagtgAACACAGTAGCACACAGAACACTCCAGTTCTACACACTGAGAAACATGCTAAAATGATTTTACTTTTGCCGTCAGGCTCATTGGGTCTTGTGGTTAATTTGCCATACAAAAATACTCAGGAGGTTCACTTTTCAGAATtcctgttggtccattcatgatgaagtACTCACGCAAAGTAAAGGACAGCTGGCGTTTTCAAgtagtgtaaaaaaaacaaaacatttataagGTCTTCTTAAGACAGTGATGAAATGGGCTTTGcttattccaaaaaaaaaaaaagtatttttctttctctattgaAACCTCAGCCCATTCACAGAACACAGATATACTTCTGAATGAGCCACACGTTCTCTCTGTTCAGGAAGTGCTCCCGGACAGGAAGCGTGTGACCACGAGGAGCTTCCTGCCCGTCCTTCCAGtggacacagacacagggaaaaACTTCACCTGCGTGGCCACCAACCCAGCAGTGCCCATGGGCAAACGCACCACCATCACACTCAATGTTCACCGTGAGTCCGTCCCTCCACAATCACCACGCTGCTGTTCAGAGGTCTGGAATCACTGTTAGAACCAATACAGAGCCAGTTTTGTTCAGATGTATGAAACAATTGTAATATGACGCTACTGCTCTAAAGTCTCATAGGTTTCAAATAAACAGGAAGCTATGACAATGAATCGATTTCCATAAATCAAGCATGTGCACAGCCCCTGCCCTTGCTCTTTATTTTCCTCTGTCCCTTGCCCCCTTAAATGTCTGTGCATGGGCCTGTCTAGTACAGAAGTGTTAAACTTATTTTACGTGTTCCTTCTGGGCTGCAGCTCTGCAATGATTAGTGCTTTCCTTCATCTAAGACTCTGAATTCAATTCACAAAGACATTTCTAACTAGCTGATAGGCTGATTCAGGTGTGTTTACTGAGGAGGAATTTTGAACTCTACAGAGACGTGGCCTATAAGGAAACCAGTTTCACACCCCTGGATGAGAATATAACAGTACAATAGGTGATTTCAAAATACTGACCGTttgcaaaataataattaacatgCCTCTAAGCCAGTCACAGTCATCTCCATGCACTACTTACTCCGCCAAGTAGAGGAAAAACTCCACAGAGCTCCTCAGagcaaacctgcagtgagaatggcaatgacaataaatgtgCCTGAATTATTAGGTGAAGAGATTTACATAACATTTCCCCACATCCATTGTTCATTTAAACTGGCCTGCATTCATATCATTAAGTTTCAAACAAATCATTTAGTGAGCATCCTGGGAAaccagtttattttttaataatattatttttcacaTGTTCTTGTTTGTGCTTTGAGGTTTTCCTTTGACCTTTTCTGTCTGTTAGTAGAAGTGTTACAAATGCTACCAACATCCTGAGCTGAAAGTTTGATGGGCATAGCAACAGTAATACAAGCAGTCAGTTAAGAAAGCTTTATAACACAGAGAATAAAATTATAATGAAATGAATATCAGAATGCCTCATATCTGAAAAAATGATAAAGTCTCAAGGCAGATAAGTTGCCAACAACTACTGTAAATAGATATTTATCATGTTAACTTGTTCtcataaaacttattttttctaGTATCTTGATTATAGTACTTGAATCTACACCGTATAAGgtgttattgaataaaataacgattattaaatatgaaaagtgAGTACAAACTTTGAAACAGTGATGTACATTTAGGACTGCCACACTAAGAAGCTCTGTATTGTAATATCACTGCCAGATGCACCAAGCATGACCACTATCCATCCATCAGTGTGGGTGGTCTCTTACAGTAGTAGAAGTTGTACATGGTTATGCACTTAGAGAGAGCTGCACCTCTCCAGTTCAAATAAAGTTCCTCATACTTCATATGTTCACTCACAACTTCAGATCTTTTTTTGCCATTGTTGTCATATTGGATTTGTAATGTACATTCATTATTATGATCCCTATCTGGACAGACCCTCCTGTGGTGGTGTTATCCATTGAGCCACGCTCTGTgctggaaggagagagagtgacctTCACCTGCCAAGCCACTGCCAACCCTCCGATTATGGGCTATAAGTAAGTTTTTCTGTATTGTgttaaggcttttttttttttttaacaagaaatGTTGCTGCCGAGTTTCTTCAAATcaacatttttcaaagttttaaatgtaatgtagttCAGACCTACTACACACGGTGTTTACATGTTAGAGAGGGGACACTACTGAATCCCCTGCATCAGCAGCAGACACTCCTGAAGAGTATGTTTCCCACAGCCTTCTGTTGCTTTCGTTAATTTGTCCTTAGGATGCATGACAGTATTTAGTAGGAATTGACAGTAGAATTTTATGTCTTCTTCAGGAaacaacatttgtttttatttaatataatgaaaTTTTGCttgaaaactaaaataaaaaagaatcaTACCATCAGCAACCATAATGCATCATGACCTTAAAATAATAGTTTAACTGAATATAAGAAACAGATGATTTTTGTtctattaacttacattgaaaaaaataaaaaagggatTTATTTGACTTACAATCTGAAAATATGTCAACAtctaataatttatttatattttctgcAAGTAACTGTAGGTTAAAATCGATTCCATTCCAATGAAACCCAAATACATTGCATTCAAATGTTACAATTTTATTCCATCAGAAACTGAACTGCATGTTGAGGTAACAAAGGCTGTGTTCCACTGTAAAAAGTAACACTTGACTACAGATGTACAAGCTATCAGCTACTCTTGcaactttttaaaacaataaaatcaataaaacctGAAATCTCTTGCATAAAAGCTTAGATTAGTGTCATACAATATGTCCACAGACAAATGTTCACTTTAGTGTGGAGAAGGAGTACCAGTATGGTGTACTCATAAAAGTAGATGTCATCCGCTTTATAGGTCTCTAAAATGCAAATCTGTGGTTgttataattacattttatagtTACAATTACATAACTAATGCAAGCAGGGCTGAAAGACTAGTTGTATTTACATCAAAAATCACAATTTGAACAATTTGAATTTGAGTATAATTTTCAATCACAAGAGCTGCAGTTTTAATTGTAGCCTACATTATCAATACGTTGTAAGTGGGAATATTTCACATAATAACACAGAACTTTCTGTAGATTATTTAATCTAGTGATTTCCAACCTGGTCCTTAGGGCCCTCCAGACAGTCATTTCACATGGGTGTTGTTAGTTGGGATGGAGAGAAAATGTGGCCCATCTGGGGGGCCCTGAGGATTGGGATgggatttttggccaaaaattgtGGTTATTGCATAATACATCTTATGTATTTTTTAGGTTAAATGCTTAAGAGATCAATCAAAAGAGAACGCAATGTACAAATGcgtacatttaaatttaaattttgcaACTATCAAAAACTAAAGTGAACTGAAACTTATTTTACaatcatggatttttttttacttttttacttagCTCACTTAAAGAGAGCAGCTAATGCCAAAATTCACGTAGGCTatttttacaaatgtattttaatttatttaaaataattgtgatttAAATTACAGTCATAATGTTGGCCAGAAAGTCACACTTAGATATTTTTgccaaaatgtcattttttcctGGTATTTTTAAATTTGGCTATTTCTCTCTTATCTTATatgataaatataataaatgtgtATGTACCTCATGCCTCATTATCCAGTGGTTGCCTTTATTAATTCACATATTTGTCTCTGTTAGATGGGCTAAGGGTGGTGTGGTCATCCAGGGTgcaagagagagtgtgtttatCACTAAGGCTGACCACTCTTTCTTCACGGAGCCAGTCTCCTGCCAAGTGTTCAATGCCGTTGGGAGCACTAACGTCAGCATACTCGTGGATGTTCACTGTAAGGAGGAGCTTACTGAATCTAACCTTGTCTGTACAAACAGTCTTAACATATTTGTAGTGGTGTTAGACTACATATTCACTTCTGTTTTAATTCCCTTCATTAAATTGAATGGGAAACTGTTGAGTAAATGTAATCAGTATAGCTGTACAGCCAGATATAatgttgaagttttttttttttccaaaaaaccTCAGCAATTTAATAGCAGTACATTCTGCAGATTGTAATAGAGTTTATTCTctgtaaaaatgtgttaacttattttcacttagaaaaccgacaaaagcaaatgttaaaacttttgcatatgactagttacataattgcataattaattaattattgaaTTATGTAGTTAATAACTTATATAACTGATTAATGCTGGTTCACAGTCTGTTTTGATATTGGACAGATAGTCAAGAGATTGACATTTCAGACCATTTCAatttctatattttaaaaaagattaaTACATCAGCAACAACAGATATGTAGAtgaacatatatacatatatatatatatatatatatatatatatatatatacaacacaAGACTATGCACATCAATAACATTTTGTCAACTGAAATAATATGTTATAAAATATCTCTGCcactacaaacacaaatctGCAACATACACTTACAACAAAATTTCTAAAAGAATTTCCTGTTTGAAAAGCTATGAGTGAGAAGTAATTAATATTGAGTTCTGACTTCTAGGGgttaaacatttgttttgtgttcagtTTATGAGAAATGTTTATCCATTTATAATTCTGTACTGtacattctctttcttttctttctttcttcatagTTGGTCCTATCCTGGTGGTAGAGCCAAAGCCAGTGACTGTGGACATTGACTCTGATGTCACTTTGAACTGCAAGTGGGCTGGGAATCCCCCTCTCACCCTCACGTGGACTAAAAAGGGCTCCAGCATGGTGAGCAATCCAGAAATCTCTGAAACATTCTTTTGTTTtccactctgtctttctttcatctgccttttcttttattttgccaCTTTTACAAAGACTTACTCTGAAtttcatttctctttcatttctctttaaTTCTCCCACTACCTGTCTGCCTTGAACGCTCCCTTTGTTGATGACTCTATGTCTTCCAACCATCTGACATAGATTGTTCCTCCCCGCCGTAGTGCGAAATAGAGCTTACGCACTCCCACTCTTTCCCTCTGTGCTGTATGCCCttggtttattttttcagttactTTATCAAACGCTGCATGGTGTTGAGGTTGGAAAGGTGGTACATGATAGTTGCTTTTTCcctaatgtaatttattttacttataGTTTaccccctccctctgtctcactttAGGTCCTGAGTAATAATAACCAGCTGTATTTGAAGTCGGTGAGCCAGGCCGATGCTGGCCAGTACGTGTGTAAAGCCATAGTGCCCAGGATCGGTGTGGGAGAAACAGAGGTCACTCTCACTGTCAATGGTCAGTATTACAGCCAAGAATCCTTTAAATGTAGATTAGATATTGTTTCCTAtagtcttatgcaaaagttgCAACACCtttagtcaaattacatgttttgtttattttaagtgaaaatatgtaaacacatcttctacagggaGCAAACATAAATAAGGCaatttttgtgcacaatttcgTTTTATTCCTAAATGACTAGATAAGTAAATAAGATGAacatattgaaataaaaaacataaaatataaaatgtgccatagtTTTTGCACAgagcacattttctgttttgtttttttgtctaatatgttaaaactagtatgttcagcaaataaacagtaattgtgcattaaaatgtgctgatgtTCTCTGAAAAGAATTTGTACTTATTTTTGCTACGAAAATCAAAATTTTACCATGTGTACCCAAACTTCATATGCCTGTATAAGCAgtctaattatatatattattgcaATTGCGGTTATTAATTGTTGTAGCTTGTGACTGTGTAATGCAGTTATGCAGGTAATTATTATTTGTCACGTTAATTAACTTTAGTTTCCTTTTTTGATcttccttttgttttatttatactcttttgattttattaacttttacattttagttacactttacttttactatatatatacttaCCTAATGCGagtaatttttattattaaatttacttttattattttatatgttcttacTCACTATGAACACCTTTTTCTTGTATCAACTCGagaacattgtaaatgagggtcaccctcaatgttctccgaggttaaataaaagttgattgattgattgtaaCTGAAGACAGTAGAGGTGGGCATGGCTGTTAAAATATACATATCATAACTCATTTTAGTATTTGTTTACTTAGTTTGGAATTAAAACAAATTGCACATTTTCTTACAAACTTTGTAGcattattattaagtaattgtatcaaagaaccactgagagtaTGGAGACACAAGCAGCTGATATGGCATTTCAAGATAGGCAAAATTGCCACATTTAagctttaaatgaaaatgtaccaAAGAAAAGATGACACATTTGTGTGTAAGTTAGTTGGGTTATCATTGTGTACATCAACACACACCTAAAATACCAAATAATCACTAAATCTACTGAGCTAACAGGTACAGATCTCCTTTTAATTTAGACACATGCTATAAATATGTTAAACCTTCAAAGTTTTTATCCTTTTTATTCGTAACAGTAAtaaatattttctcatttggCTTTTATGGCAGATATTTAAAATACCAATTAATGGTTTAAATTTGTTATATCGTACAGTATTGTACAATAAATAAGTAATGCTGTAATATGACAGTAAAATGTTATCAGTACTTATACTATTCATCATTATTCATGCATACAGGTAAAGTACTGTAAAGTCTGACCATTCAGCTTTGTATTTATGTAGGATACATACTGTGTTTGCGCAGGTCCCCCCATCATCTCCAGTGAGCCAGTGCAGTATGCAGTCAGAGGCGAGAGAGGGGAGGTGAAGTGTTACATCGCCAGCACTCCTCCACCAGACAAGATTGTAAGTCTCTAATGACAGGGAAagactttattttgatggttcACTATAGATACTTTGAAGATTTTCACCtaatctataaaaaaaaaattacggtcattcagagtggtttgatgtgaaatggtacattgtagagaaacttgccaacaGTGTGTTTTCACACTAGTCCCGAATACTTGAGTCTGCATGTCTGACAGATTCTGTGTTCATTTGGTGGAGGGTCTCATTATTGCTGGTTTACTTTCCCACATTCAcaaataattacaattacatCAGGACTGTGGATTGATTGCACAATTCCATATGGGACTTTTCAGCGTGCAGGTTTGCAAAATGGTAGGCACTAGCGTCATCAGTTTgctgctttttgttgttttcctagGATATAAACACTCAGGTGGCAAAGAACAGCGCTTTTTGGGTATATGACATTTCACAGTTTAGGACCACCTGTAAGCAAGGAGCCATTCATGTTTGAGAAGGAAGTGAAAGTGACATGCTTAGTCAAAGAAGTCATGTTAATAAATGAACCAGTCACAGAACCCCATATATAGATTGCTTCCACATGCAAAGCAAACCACACCAGATTTACTGTAGATGACCcagcagcatattcataatttTTTCGTACAATAAGTgtctctgagggagcttttgcAGGCAACTAAaattcagacatctggttcttatcaccaccactgtgaccaattCTGCTTCTGATTTTCATTATGACGCACAAACATTTAATAAGGAATCACTTGGCATGTCTTTCTAaactttaattcacttaaacTCAGCCTGAACCTTTGGGTGTTGTGTTGAAGTttacaaaaaatagaaattttgGTAAAAATCAAAAACTTGATTACAATTcacttttgtccatttacttgtataaaaacatgactgtcatttaaccccttaaaatcccaggcttattgcatatgaaggctttttattcagtatttacaggtaataaaacatttggcctgctggtgggctctGGCCTTTTAAGGTGTTAATGACATATTAAACACTTACAGAAAACTTGGTTTTGTGTGAAGCACTGATAGCCATGAAGTCAGTGCGCTCAAGTTTTAAAGTAATATGCATATTTCTGTGTGGTGAGTTTGCATGAGGAGAGAGCTGAGAAGGCTTCTTCCAGTTTTAGAAGCAAAAAGTTCCAGAAGTCCATATGaatcacattaaaaatgtgtgaagTGAGTGAAACCTGCCTTCAGCCAGCAAACGAAACCTGCGCTCTCCACGGCTGAAGTTAACTGAAATGCCTTAGCTCAGCGCTATCTACATTTAGCCCTCCCTTCAGTCCGGGGATGACCGTAATGTGGAATGACTAGCAGCAGAGGCCCTAATGCAGCCTCAGAAGGTgatttatgaaatatgaaatatgggAACAGGGCACTTGTTCCCTGCATGCCTGGCCCCCGTGTACTCCCCGTTAGCGCAGTAAATGGAGGCTTATCGTGAACATGCGGagttatgcatttttaaatatgctCATAGTTCAGTATGAATAATACAGCGCTTTTTGGTGGAGTTTTAAAAAGGGAAAGTGTGATGCTTTCTCACCATTTTCACCCCCTCGTTGTAAAATAGAAAGGGCATTTATCTAGTAACTGGTGTGAAGTAAGTGTGTGTTTGGCAGGGGCGGTAGGTACCAGCTGAGAGGCAGAGCTTTATGTATCAATGTGTAATCACTGGAATGAGCTTCACGGCATATTATTAATGCATTAACattaattttagttttaattttgtttttaaaacactcaAGTTGTTTTCAGTCACGTGACAAAATAAAGAGGTTCAAAGCATAATAAGTAAgtgaaataaacatgtttagtgCAGCAATCTTGATACATCACAAATAATTTATGTGGTTCAGATTGAAACTTCATGTCAGGACTGACACAACAGATCAGTACATTCTTCAGATAACGGTGGCATTGTGGTTGGGTTGTAAACATAGCACAGTGCATCGAACTGAAGATGGTGATACAGCTGCAttgattttgaaatgtaaaagaAGGTTGCCCAAAGTGCAAAATGCAGGGCTGCCAATCATTGTGACatggtttttgttttcttagacTAAACTGACTTCAGTTAAATGTTCTTGTCtcatattttcagtgttgcATCCTTTTTATCTGTCTTTACCATGGGTGCCAGTAATAATGAAGCTGACCACATAAAATGCTTGTGTTTAATATCCGTATGTCTAAATACTATAATGagaatatttattaattaaataatctAATGCAATTTGAGATTGTAATTTGAGATTTCTGGATACTTCTTAAAGAATCATAATTAGACTGGGGTGAACACTGCAGTCGTGTTTTATTATTGATCCATTCTGCTAaatctgcgtgtgtgtgtgtgttaggtatGGGCATGGAAGGAGAATGTgtgggagaaggagaaaggaacTCTACCAGAGCGATACACAGTGGAGCAGAGTAAGCCTTCATCTGATGGAGGAGCCGTGCTGTCCACACTGACCATCAACAACGTCATGGAGTCTGACTTCCAGTCCACTTACAACTGCACTGCGTGGAACTTTTTCGGCCCAGGAACAATGATCATCACTCTGGAGGAGACTGGTAAGAATAAgtgcacagaaacacaaacacagatgctTATCGGGGTGTGTTTATACATATATTCACAAAAAagcactgtgcagaagtcagagaccacctgtTGTTTATATGGTTAAATTGTCTTTAAGTAcaacttattcatttttcagtgtcggacagaaaatatacatttagcCAAATCTGGAgggagattttttttacatctctgaagttcagtcttagaactggttgcactttctgcacaGTCACAATCAAAGTAATTTGAATTACAAATTAAGAcctcagtccataaaacctcacTCCACAACGTGTTTGTCTAGGTTTGTctagcttcttgacagctacacatcctttcagactcatagtgctgagttgtgttctgacagtgaagaatggacagaaacagctgtggatttttt
This window of the Pygocentrus nattereri isolate fPygNat1 chromosome 2, fPygNat1.pri, whole genome shotgun sequence genome carries:
- the kirrel1a gene encoding kin of IRRE-like protein 1a isoform X1, whose product is MQGSLLLLSLALSFHAVWMARFSQEPADQSVVLGQRVVLSCVVFNYSGIVQWTKDGLALGIGEDLRAWPRYRVLRLVDVGQYNLEISSAELSDDSLYECQATEAALRSRRAKLTVLIPPDEPVIEGSPELLLTAGVPHNLSCVSRGAKPPAAIEWQKDGLPIEGAFSTTEVLPDRKRVTTRSFLPVLPVDTDTGKNFTCVATNPAVPMGKRTTITLNVHHPPVVVLSIEPRSVLEGERVTFTCQATANPPIMGYKWAKGGVVIQGARESVFITKADHSFFTEPVSCQVFNAVGSTNVSILVDVHFGPILVVEPKPVTVDIDSDVTLNCKWAGNPPLTLTWTKKGSSMVLSNNNQLYLKSVSQADAGQYVCKAIVPRIGVGETEVTLTVNGPPIISSEPVQYAVRGERGEVKCYIASTPPPDKIVWAWKENVWEKEKGTLPERYTVEQSKPSSDGGAVLSTLTINNVMESDFQSTYNCTAWNFFGPGTMIITLEETEIVPVGIIAGGTVGCSILLLLCLLALVLFLYRQRKGSRRGVTLGKPDIKVETINKETHSLEEDTGSVSTATRMVKAMYSFLPSVTLSPSSQPFKDDDLKQELRSDTLDTRQDYELKDPTNGYYNVRASTHDEGRPASRSMHYSEYRSSNQPGGAAAVSASSGAPGATAGPGTPSSLAPGSRAGCYDPRPPSRLSHNSYAQFNTFSRPGQSQQPPPSSGPQTGDFPPDCSLLDSTPQLAYDNYSYHSHYSTYRMGFAPPSLAPLEGGPAYEMYSVGPSVGAGGTTGTTETGLGKYGSSTRFSYTSQHSDYSHRHTQRMQTHV
- the kirrel1a gene encoding kin of IRRE-like protein 1a isoform X2 — translated: MQGSLLLLSLALSFHAVWMARFSQEPADQSVVLGQRVVLSCVVFNYSGIVQWTKDGLALGIGEDLRAWPRYRVLRLVDVGQYNLEISSAELSDDSLYECQATEAALRSRRAKLTVLIPPDEPVIEGSPELLLTAGVPHNLSCVSRGAKPPAAIEWQKDGLPIEGAFSTTEVLPDRKRVTTRSFLPVLPVDTDTGKNFTCVATNPAVPMGKRTTITLNVHHPPVVVLSIEPRSVLEGERVTFTCQATANPPIMGYKWAKGGVVIQGARESVFITKADHSFFTEPVSCQVFNAVGSTNVSILVDVHFGPILVVEPKPVTVDIDSDVTLNCKWAGNPPLTLTWTKKGSSMVLSNNNQLYLKSVSQADAGQYVCKAIVPRIGVGETEVTLTVNGPPIISSEPVQYAVRGERGEVKCYIASTPPPDKIVWAWKENVWEKEKGTLPERYTVEQSKPSSDGGAVLSTLTINNVMESDFQSTYNCTAWNFFGPGTMIITLEETEIVPVGIIAGGTVGCSILLLLCLLALVLFLYRQRKGSRRGVTLGKPDIKVETINKETHSLEEDTGSVSTATRMVKAMYSPFKDDDLKQELRSDTLDTRQDYELKDPTNGYYNVRASTHDEGRPASRSMHYSEYRSSNQPGGAAAVSASSGAPGATAGPGTPSSLAPGSRAGCYDPRPPSRLSHNSYAQFNTFSRPGQSQQPPPSSGPQTGDFPPDCSLLDSTPQLAYDNYSYHSHYSTYRMGFAPPSLAPLEGGPAYEMYSVGPSVGAGGTTGTTETGLGKYGSSTRFSYTSQHSDYSHRHTQRMQTHV